The Methylosinus sp. H3A DNA window GGCGGCGCGCCATGTGTTGGCGTCCGCGAAGCCTTCCGTGCCCGCCACGCCGGTGCTCGAGAGCGTCGGGATGGTGGCGTTGGAGCTCCAATCCGTCACGAGGCCGGAGAAGACCGCGCAGATCTGCGCGGTCGAGAGCTGGATGCGGCCGCCGTACGGAGCAGGACTGGCGGGGAGCTGCGACTTGATGGTCCAGGTGACGCCGCCGGCCACCGTTGTGCCCGTGCTCTGGGAGACCTCCGGCAGATTGACGGCGACGGCGACCGGAGCCTCGAACAGCGGCAGCTGGATCGGCTGACCATAGCTCGCCGTGGGATAGCTCACCGAGCCGGCGGCCGTCCTCGTGTGGTTGACCTGGTCCCAGTTGTAGGTCGTCGTGGTGTAGCCGGTCGTGAAATTCGCGGGCAGCGGCGAGTCGCTCGCGCCGAAGTCGATGCGCGGATAGGGATAGGTCGAGAAGCCGAGGCTCGGGAAGAGATAATCGGGAGGGGTAGCCGGATCCAAACCGGCGCCGAGGAAGCCCTGCGCCGGATCGTTGGAGATGAAGATGCGCTGGCCCGAGCCGCTGCCGATGGCGGCATAGAGCAGCAGGATATTCGGGGCGACGGTGGTGGTGCTGGGGGTGAAGCCATAGAAATTGGCGCTGAGCTGACGCTCGGCCAGCGAGGCGAGCGTGCTGCCGCCGCCGAAGATGCCGTCGCCGGCCTGGGCCGCCGGGGCGCCGATCAGGGCGATGGTCGAAAGCGCGAGAGCGGAGCTCCCGTTACGCAGAGCTTTGCTGAAAGAAAGAGCAGACATGTGCTTCTCCTAATGGATCATTGCGTAGGGCCGCGCGAAAGGGTCGGCCCTCCTCGACGGAGGCCGCCCGATCCCTGTTCAAAAATGACGTTCTTGTTACAGTTGTCCGACAAGTAGATGATATATAGGCGCAGTGGATACTTAGTACGCCCGGCCTATTTTCTCGTCCTTTGTCGCTATCGCGCCGCCTTACACCCTATAGACGGCAAAAGTCGGTCGATCGCGAAGAAAATAATTTGCGTATTTTTTGCCAAAAAGGAGTCGCTGCGAGCGCAGAGCCTCTTTATATTTTGTCGGTCAGTCGATTGGTTGATCTCCCGGGAGATTTGTGAAATGGCCGAAACTCCAGGCTTTTTCCAGCCGCCGACCTATCGCGCGCAGGCGCGCATGGAGCTCGGCGCCGTTCGTCCCGTCACGCCCGCCGCCCGCAACGAGGTCGTGGCGCCGACGCCGCCCGCGCAGCTCGCGCGCGCGCGCAAGCAATATGCGCGCGGCGTCGAACATGCGCGCGCCGACCGCTGGCGTGAGGCTTTGCGCTTTTTCGAGGAGGCCGCGCGCTGCGCGCCCGATCAGCCGAACTATCATTATGTGCATGGCGTCGCTCTATGTCGCCATGATCGCTTCGACGAGGCGATCGGCGCGTTTCAGCTCGAATTGGAGGTGACGCCGGAACATGCGCCCTCCTTGACCGAGATCGGCACTTGCCTCGCGCGGACGGGGCGCACCCGGCAGGGCATTCCCTTTTTGCAGAGGGGCCTCGCGCGAATTCCCCATCTGCCGCTGGCGCAATTCAGCCTCGGCCTCGCGCTGCTGACCGAGCGTCGCCCCAAGGAGGCGATCATCGCCTTGAGTTCCGCACTGACGTACGACGGCGCCTATGCCGACGCATATCGCATGCGCGGCCTCGCCCTCACCATGGAGGGCGAACACGATAAGGCCGTCGACGATCTGCAAGCGGCCGCCGCGCTGGACAGCAAGAACCATCGCGCGCTGCTCGATCTCGGCATAAGCCTCGGCGCGAATGCGCGAGAGCAGCAGGCGGCGCGCCTGTTCGAGATGGCGGCGAAAGTGGCGCCGGATATCGCGCTGCCGCAATATGTCTATGGCAATTTCCTTATCAATCACCGTTTCTTCGAGGCCGGTCTCCGATATGTCGATCGCGCCATCGAGCTCGATCCTCTGCAAGCCGAGCCCTATGTCGGCCGCGGCTTCGGCCTGCTCGGACAGGGGCGCATCGACGAGGCGGTCGCCGCCTATCGGCGCGCCGGCGAGCTCAAGCCGGAAAGCGCCCAAATCGCCGGCACGCTGCTGTTCGCTCTGCAGCATTATCCGGGCGTCACCAAGCAGGATTTGCTCGAGGCGCATAAGAGATGGGCGGCGCTCTACCGCCCGACGGCGCCGCGCGACAAGCTCGCCTTTTCCAACGATCCCGATCCGACCCGCAAGCCGCGGCTCGGCATCGTCTCCGCCGACATGCACCGCCATGCGGCCGCCTTTCTCACGCTACGCGCCTTCGAGCAGCTCGCGGCTCTCGGCTATGAGATTTTCTGCTACAAGACCGACAGGAAGCGCGAGGACGATGATTTCAGCGAGCGCTTCAAGGCCGCCGGAAAATTCTGGCGCGACGTCTCCGATCTCGACGATGCGGCTCTCGCCGCGCTGGTCGAGGAGCACAAAATCGACATTCTCTTCGATCTCGCCGGACATACGGCCGGCAATCGCCTCTCCGTCTTCGCGCAACGCGCGGCGCCGATTCAATTGAGCTGGGCCGGCTATGTCGGCACCATCGGTCTCGACACTTATGACGGCGTCATCGCCGACCCGGTCGAGATTCCGCCGCAGGACGACGAATTCTACGCCGAGCCCGTCATCCGCCTGCCGGATTGCTACGTCTGCTATCATCCGCCGACCAATACGCCGGAGGTGGGGCCGCTTCCCGCGCTCGAGAAGGGCGCGATCACCTTCGGCTGCTTCAATCGCCCGGCCAAGATCAATTCCGAGGTCGGCCGCGCCTGGGCGCGTATCATCGAGCAGGTTCCGGACTCGCGCATCCTCATGGTCTATGGCGGTCTGAACGAGAGCGCGACGCAAAAGGCGCTCTACGACGTCCTCGAGAAGGGCGGCCTGTCGCGCGAGCATGTCGAGCTCGTCGGCGGCGCGGAGCAGCCCATATTGCTCGACGCCTATGCGAACAGGGTCGATCTGGCGCTCGATCCGTTTCCCTATTCCGGCGGCGTCACGACGCTCGAAGCCATGTGGATGGGCGTGCCGACCGTCACTTTCGTCGGCGACACTTTCGCCGGCCGCCATTCGGCGACGCATCTTACCGCCGCGGGCCTCGCGGAATTTTGCACGTATTCGATCGACGATTATGTGGCGCTCGCCGTCGATTGGGCGAAACGGCCGCAGGATCTCGCAGCCTTGCGCGCCGGCCTGCGCGACAAGGTCGCGGCCTCGCCGCTGAACGATCAGGTCCGTTTCGGACAGAATCTCTCGAACGAATTGTCTCGTCTCTGGACGCAATGGTGCGATCGGCGCCGCGCGCGCGATGCAGCCGGCGCGGGAGCGGCCGCATGAGCGCGGTCGTGCCGAATCCGCTTTTTCAATGCAATCGAATCGTATTCGGGTGAATGATATGACGCAGCAGAATATTCCCGGCGCGCGGCATCCAGACTATATCCGCGCCATTCTCGATCGCGCCGTCACGATGATTGCGGAGGGCCGGCTGGAGAGCGCCGAGGTGCTTCTCGCGACATTGAGCGAAGAGCCGAGCGCCCGAGAAGTGACGGCCTATCTGCGCGGCGTGATCGCGGCGAGACTCATGGAGAAGTCGGCGGCGCAGCTCTTCTTCAAAGCGGCGCTCGAGGCAAATCCGCGGAATGCGGAGGCGCATGCGCAGCTCGGCCTGCTGCTGCTCGATGACCGGCCGGTCGCGGCGGCGGCGGCTTTCGCGGCGGCGCTCGCGCTCGAGGCGCGCAATCCAGATTGGCATGTCGCGCTCGCCTCGGCCTTCCACCGTTTGGGTTTCGTCGATCGCGCGAAGGACAATCTCGCGGACGCGCTGGCGCTTTCGCCCGATCATGCGGAGGCTTCGACCCGCGCCGCGGCCATCGAGGCGGAGACGGAAGAGACGCGCGAGATCGAAGATCTGTCGCCCGAGGACGAGGCTATCCTCTGCGACGCGCTCTTCGCAGAGGGAACGCGGCGCCAGGGCGATGGCGATCTGGCCCGCGCCGCGGCCATTTTCGAGCGCGTCCTGAAACGCGCGCCGATGCATGCTTTCGCTCTCTGCAATCTCGGCGCGCTCCGCCGCGTCTCGGGCGATCTGTGCCGATCCGAAGAGCTGCTGGAGCAGGCGATCACGGCCGATCCGAAGCTCGTCCCCGCGCGTCTCGCGCTCGCCGAGACCTATGTCGCCGCGGGCCGGGAGCAGGAGGCGCGCGCGCAATTCGAGACGGCGATCGAGTTGGAGCCGCAGAACGCCGCCGCGCGCGCCGCCTATGCGATGGCCCTGCAAAGAATGGGCGCGCCGAAAGAATCGATCCTGCATTTTCACCACGCCATTCTCCTCGATCAGCATCGACCGGCCGAATTCTATGCGGCGCTCGGCGCGGCGCTCGAAGCCGTGGGCATGCGCGATCGTGCGGAAATCGCGCTCCGACACGCTGCCGCCTTGGCGGAAGCGTCATAGGTAGGCGCTCGGCGTCGGCCGAAGCGACTCGGACAGCACAAAAATGAGAAAGTGGAACGGGCGGCGTCCTCGCAGGCGCATGTCCGCTCGAGGCCGCTCATGTCCTCGAGATCGCGCATCAGCTCGAAAGTCGGACGAAGGCCGTGCAACAGACGCGCGCCGGTTTTCTCTCCCATCTGTGCGAGAATCGGGAGCGGCGCGAGAGCGATCGATCGACGAGCGAAAGGCCGCCGCTCGACTCGCGCTCATGTGTCTTCGGGGCGCGTGTCTTCGGAGCGTGTGTTTTGGAGGCATGTGTCTTGGAGGCATGTGTCTTGGGGGCAAGAATCGCTGTCTTCGGGGCGAAAATCGCGTAAGTTCGAAGCGCCCCCGTCGTCGGGCCCTCTCGCCTCTTCCGCGTTCCCATTTACGTCACTGGAAAAACTGGGGGAAATCCGGCTTCGTCGCGCCGGCATGCGTATGCCGATGTCGCGATCGAGCTGCTTCGCGCAATGGATCAGCGCCAGCTTCAATTCCGCTTGAATCGTGCGCTTCGTCACACCGAAACGCTTTGCGAGAGCGGAGGAAGGGACTTCGTCGATGGAGACAGCGAGCAATATGTCGCGTCGCCGCTGCGGCATTTCCATCATGCCGCGTTTCAGCGCCTCGATTTCGGAACGCGCCTCGACGATGCGCTCCGGATCCGGCGCGTCGTCGACAATATCCAGGAAGAATTCGGATTCCGGCGGGCCGCCGAGCAATTCGGCCCTGCGCCGATCCGCGGCGAGCCGCGTGGCGATACGGAGAATATAGGCATTCGGACGCTTGATCGGACCGATCTCTACGCTCGAATACAGCCGCAGGAATGTGTCCTGCAGGGCGTCCGCGGCCATATCCGTCGAGCCCAGTCGACGCGATAGGCGCCGCTTGAGATCTTCATATCCCGTGAGCAGCAAATTGATCAAAGTCGCGCGGCTGGTTTCGATCGTCATCGAACACGCTCCGCTTCCATCGTGGCTGCGAGCCTCGACGTCTCGAATATGCGCATGCGGATAGGTCGAGCGGATGACCCGGCAATGACAGGCGCGCGATTTTTGCCGATTTGATGGAATTTCGTTCGCGAGACCATGGTCGCCATCGATACGACGGCGACGCGTCCAGCTCAGGGGGCCCCTCGGTCGGTCGAAAGGCGCCGTTCATTTGCGGATATGACGAGCGGGCGACGGCTCGGAGGCGGGCACGACGGCCGCCACGCTGCGCATCGACTCGAGCCGCGAGCGGAATTCTTCTGCTACGCCTTGCGCGTCGAAGCCGTTGCGAATGATCTGAGGCTTGACGAAGACGATGATCTCCTGCCGGCTCTTGGATTTGTCGGTGTTGCCGAACAGATCGCCGAGATAGGTGATGCGGCGCAGAATCGGGAGGCCGTCCAATGTGCTGTTATCCTGCTCGCTGATCATGCCTCCGAGCATCACCGTCTGGCCGCTCGTCACGGAAATGGTCGAATGCACGCGCCGTTGGGAGATGGTCGGCGTCAGGCTCGCGCTCGTCGCATTGGAAATTTCCTGTTCGACTTCGAGCTGGATCGTCCCATTTGCGTGGACATGCGGCCAGACCTTCAAGATCACGCCGGTGTCGCGCATCTGAAAGGAATTGACGACGGTGTTGGCGTTCGTGAGGATATTCGCCGTGCCGGTCGAGATCGGGATTTCCTGGCCCACCTGTAGAAGCGCTGGTTGATTGTCCGCGACGACGAGCGAAGGCGCGGACAGAACCTTGACGCTGGTGAGCGTCGAAAGCGCATTCAAAATGAGGTGAGGTCGCGCCTCCGGACCGAGCACCATATTGAAGCCGGGCAGCACGCGCTGGAGCACGAGGTTCGACACCGCGCTCGCCGTCGAAGAGGCGGATGTCGTATCGGAGGAGGTGGTCGATGTCGATGTCGCGGCGGACGCATTGGCCTGCGACGCATTGGCTCTGGTGGCGTTGCCGAGATAATATTGCACCCCATATTGCAGCTGGTCCGTCAGCGAGACTTCGGCGACGGTCGCCTCTATGGCCACCTGCATTTGTGGCCTGTCGAGTTCTCGCAGCGAGCGTTCGATGACGCGATAGTCGTCCTGATTGGAGTAGACGATAATCGAATTATTGCTGCTGTCGGCCGTGATGCGCACGTTTTGAAAGACGCCGCGGGGCAGGCTGCCGGGCGAGGAGGCGTCGCTTTTGGTCTCCGCGTCGGCCTCCTTCTTCTCGTTGAAATTCTCGAAGGAGGCGGCGATCTGGCCGCCGCTCTGGCCTGCGCCTGCGCCGCTGGCTTGGCGCGCGTTGGAGCTGTTGGCGTTGTTGCTGTTGCCGAAAGCGCTGCCTGAGGACACAGAGTCGAGCTTGGATTGAGCCGCGCTCGCGCCTGGCGCGATCTGGCTGGTCGCGGAATCGCTCGTCGTCGACCCGGCGCCTTTGCCAACGAAAATCTCATTGAGAATTTTGGCGATTTTGGTGGCGTTGCCATTTTCGAGACGATAGATGCGCACTGTCGTGCCCGTCATATCCGAACGATCGAGACGCCGCACCCATAGCGTCACGCGCTCCAGCGTCCTCGGACTTTGTGTCATCGCCATAACGGCGTTCATGCGCGAGATAGGCTGGAATTTCACCGCGCCGGCGCCTTGTGCGCCTTCTCCCGTCTCGAAAATCTGCTCGAGCTCGCGGACGAG harbors:
- a CDS encoding tetratricopeptide repeat protein is translated as MAETPGFFQPPTYRAQARMELGAVRPVTPAARNEVVAPTPPAQLARARKQYARGVEHARADRWREALRFFEEAARCAPDQPNYHYVHGVALCRHDRFDEAIGAFQLELEVTPEHAPSLTEIGTCLARTGRTRQGIPFLQRGLARIPHLPLAQFSLGLALLTERRPKEAIIALSSALTYDGAYADAYRMRGLALTMEGEHDKAVDDLQAAAALDSKNHRALLDLGISLGANAREQQAARLFEMAAKVAPDIALPQYVYGNFLINHRFFEAGLRYVDRAIELDPLQAEPYVGRGFGLLGQGRIDEAVAAYRRAGELKPESAQIAGTLLFALQHYPGVTKQDLLEAHKRWAALYRPTAPRDKLAFSNDPDPTRKPRLGIVSADMHRHAAAFLTLRAFEQLAALGYEIFCYKTDRKREDDDFSERFKAAGKFWRDVSDLDDAALAALVEEHKIDILFDLAGHTAGNRLSVFAQRAAPIQLSWAGYVGTIGLDTYDGVIADPVEIPPQDDEFYAEPVIRLPDCYVCYHPPTNTPEVGPLPALEKGAITFGCFNRPAKINSEVGRAWARIIEQVPDSRILMVYGGLNESATQKALYDVLEKGGLSREHVELVGGAEQPILLDAYANRVDLALDPFPYSGGVTTLEAMWMGVPTVTFVGDTFAGRHSATHLTAAGLAEFCTYSIDDYVALAVDWAKRPQDLAALRAGLRDKVAASPLNDQVRFGQNLSNELSRLWTQWCDRRRARDAAGAGAAA
- a CDS encoding tetratricopeptide repeat protein: MTQQNIPGARHPDYIRAILDRAVTMIAEGRLESAEVLLATLSEEPSAREVTAYLRGVIAARLMEKSAAQLFFKAALEANPRNAEAHAQLGLLLLDDRPVAAAAAFAAALALEARNPDWHVALASAFHRLGFVDRAKDNLADALALSPDHAEASTRAAAIEAETEETREIEDLSPEDEAILCDALFAEGTRRQGDGDLARAAAIFERVLKRAPMHAFALCNLGALRRVSGDLCRSEELLEQAITADPKLVPARLALAETYVAAGREQEARAQFETAIELEPQNAAARAAYAMALQRMGAPKESILHFHHAILLDQHRPAEFYAALGAALEAVGMRDRAEIALRHAAALAEAS
- a CDS encoding RNA polymerase sigma factor, with the translated sequence MTIETSRATLINLLLTGYEDLKRRLSRRLGSTDMAADALQDTFLRLYSSVEIGPIKRPNAYILRIATRLAADRRRAELLGGPPESEFFLDIVDDAPDPERIVEARSEIEALKRGMMEMPQRRRDILLAVSIDEVPSSALAKRFGVTKRTIQAELKLALIHCAKQLDRDIGIRMPARRSRISPSFSSDVNGNAEEARGPDDGGASNLRDFRPEDSDSCPQDTCLQDTCLQNTRSEDTRPEDT
- the gspD gene encoding type II secretion system secretin GspD produces the protein MFRCTKRRRAGSFSSAARRWLVAAALTMSQGLLQSCSSPEQLTGVGPVDSVDSIRHADLTARFPLLADHTRRESQNPPMLFPARQGAPKAAEAMAFASPASGATERGDGVEINFDQADVQTVAKALLGDALGLNFVVDARITTPITLLATAPIARKDVLPALESALRMSNAALVRDHDVIRIMPINEANGTGPVTFGMDQPGFGVTIVPLRYTSAAALMKAAENFVSRPNMIRADTARNFILVQGSTNERHAVLSMIAGLDVEWMRNQSVGVYPLKSTSPATLVRELEQIFETGEGAQGAGAVKFQPISRMNAVMAMTQSPRTLERVTLWVRRLDRSDMTGTTVRIYRLENGNATKIAKILNEIFVGKGAGSTTSDSATSQIAPGASAAQSKLDSVSSGSAFGNSNNANSSNARQASGAGAGQSGGQIAASFENFNEKKEADAETKSDASSPGSLPRGVFQNVRITADSSNNSIIVYSNQDDYRVIERSLRELDRPQMQVAIEATVAEVSLTDQLQYGVQYYLGNATRANASQANASAATSTSTTSSDTTSASSTASAVSNLVLQRVLPGFNMVLGPEARPHLILNALSTLTSVKVLSAPSLVVADNQPALLQVGQEIPISTGTANILTNANTVVNSFQMRDTGVILKVWPHVHANGTIQLEVEQEISNATSASLTPTISQRRVHSTISVTSGQTVMLGGMISEQDNSTLDGLPILRRITYLGDLFGNTDKSKSRQEIIVFVKPQIIRNGFDAQGVAEEFRSRLESMRSVAAVVPASEPSPARHIRK